From a single Tolypothrix sp. NIES-4075 genomic region:
- a CDS encoding ThiF family adenylyltransferase yields the protein MLELIAYQQALPVLPRNHTRINFILVGTGGTGGFLAEDLCRIILQLQRTRKEINFTIVDGDTVELKNITRQNYQRAEIGLPKVQTLVARCSAKYGIEITGICDWFEEDMIRTTNSWNTLTVIIGCVDNSAARSKIHSVLKLNSANEPASLFWLDCGNSNHSGQIVVGTHSNFDIVQAANNPDKPKFWLHLPSPALVHPELLVPQLEELTDNNLSCAEIQARNYQSLFVNKMTSAIAAQYLLELTLTGGLKKFASYFDLKTMSTRSLYASIDNLKKYYMP from the coding sequence ATGCTCGAATTAATTGCTTACCAACAAGCTTTACCCGTCTTACCTCGCAATCATACCCGTATCAACTTTATCTTAGTGGGAACAGGAGGAACAGGGGGGTTTCTTGCAGAAGACTTATGTCGAATTATCCTGCAACTCCAGCGCACGAGGAAAGAAATTAACTTTACGATCGTCGATGGCGATACTGTCGAACTTAAGAATATCACCCGCCAAAATTATCAACGAGCTGAAATTGGGCTACCAAAGGTACAAACACTGGTTGCAAGATGCAGCGCCAAGTATGGAATTGAGATTACAGGCATTTGCGACTGGTTTGAAGAAGACATGATTCGCACCACCAATTCATGGAACACCCTAACGGTAATTATTGGCTGTGTGGATAACAGCGCCGCCAGGAGCAAAATTCACTCAGTTCTCAAACTGAACAGTGCAAATGAGCCAGCATCGCTATTTTGGCTGGATTGTGGAAACAGCAACCACTCCGGCCAAATAGTAGTTGGAACGCACTCTAATTTTGATATAGTTCAAGCTGCCAATAACCCAGACAAACCTAAATTCTGGTTGCATCTTCCCTCCCCGGCGCTGGTTCACCCGGAATTGTTAGTTCCTCAACTGGAAGAACTCACTGACAATAACCTCTCATGTGCGGAAATTCAAGCACGAAATTATCAGTCGCTATTTGTCAATAAAATGACGAGTGCGATCGCAGCCCAGTACTTACTAGAATTAACCCTTACGGGAGGGTTAAAAAAGTTCGCCAGTTATTTTGACCTCAAAACAATGTCAACCCGAAGTTTATACGCAAGTATCGACAATCTGAAAAAATACTATATGCCGTAG
- a CDS encoding prokaryotic E2 ligase family D protein produces MNVYTNILPIINLESISQILLANIPQDELLAQLVILKGQFILVEHEGKKSKYKFLSPEAVEKAFTSKTAASGWLSSNTIWWGKNPEGEAIIQFYSPQKYQIQIMGQETKVITVPMPALLLAGCGSRYYLWAVKGRVFKPDAQLYKPPLPNVWDDSSICFGGNSPGMCSAANISQTWDLFWKSPFNKDLSQGKSKTHPDNICNQLIKLHESKAKSYPSSDLVSVHSWKVTTPEDIINHLFN; encoded by the coding sequence ATGAATGTATATACAAATATATTACCAATAATTAACTTAGAAAGTATATCGCAAATCCTGCTTGCAAATATTCCCCAAGATGAGTTACTAGCGCAGTTAGTTATCCTCAAAGGACAGTTTATTTTAGTCGAACACGAAGGCAAAAAATCTAAGTACAAATTTCTTTCCCCTGAAGCAGTCGAGAAAGCCTTCACAAGTAAAACTGCCGCATCTGGATGGCTTTCTAGTAACACGATTTGGTGGGGTAAAAATCCAGAGGGAGAGGCAATTATTCAGTTTTACTCTCCCCAAAAATATCAAATTCAAATTATGGGACAGGAAACGAAAGTAATTACTGTCCCCATGCCTGCACTTTTGTTGGCTGGATGCGGTAGTAGATATTACCTCTGGGCAGTTAAAGGGAGGGTATTTAAACCAGACGCGCAATTGTACAAGCCACCTTTACCTAACGTTTGGGACGACTCTAGTATTTGCTTTGGGGGAAATTCTCCCGGTATGTGCAGTGCTGCAAATATAAGCCAAACCTGGGATCTATTCTGGAAATCACCTTTTAACAAGGACTTGTCCCAAGGCAAGTCAAAAACTCATCCCGACAATATCTGCAACCAACTAATCAAATTGCACGAGTCTAAAGCCAAATCCTACCCTTCAAGTGACCTCGTTTCGGTTCATAGCTGGAAAGTCACAACCCCAGAAGACATTATCAATCATTTGTTCAATTAG
- a CDS encoding Mov34/MPN/PAD-1 family protein, whose amino-acid sequence MNAFIGYHFATSNNFPPYSQKLQEYWLAANGLFLRSHRRELEVCLQLTQTQVAGLQPLEPYFRLKVPKVPSLVIADIINAASINPQQEILFYLGVTNNQWWCHTPLQTASSTHVLSLESALNTSYTDGLMEIHSHGTLAAYPSSVDNQEEKGKFRVFAIIGTLNTIPTIYTRIGIYNHFFDINPNQIFELPPEVKCSN is encoded by the coding sequence ATGAATGCCTTTATCGGTTATCACTTCGCTACAAGTAATAATTTTCCTCCCTACAGCCAAAAACTTCAGGAATACTGGCTGGCAGCAAATGGGCTTTTCTTGCGATCGCACCGCCGCGAGTTAGAGGTTTGCTTACAACTAACTCAAACTCAAGTTGCTGGACTCCAACCCCTTGAACCCTACTTTCGCCTGAAAGTCCCAAAAGTCCCAAGCCTTGTAATTGCTGATATTATCAATGCTGCCAGTATCAACCCCCAACAGGAAATCCTATTCTACTTGGGAGTGACAAACAACCAATGGTGGTGTCACACGCCACTGCAAACTGCGTCTTCTACTCACGTCCTATCTTTAGAAAGCGCACTTAATACAAGCTATACAGATGGGCTAATGGAAATACACAGTCATGGAACTCTAGCTGCTTACCCTTCAAGTGTGGACAATCAGGAAGAAAAAGGCAAATTCCGAGTGTTCGCGATCATCGGCACACTGAATACCATTCCCACAATCTATACCCGCATCGGGATATACAATCACTTTTTCGACATCAACCCCAATCAAATATTTGAACTTCCGCCAGAGGTAAAATGCTCGAATTAA